GGCGCTTGTTGGCCAGGTTGATGCCGTAATTATTTTTAACATACGTTACAATGGTATTGAATTCCTGGTCTGTCAGACGTATCATAATGATCCTTTCTTGAGTGGAAAAATTCTGGGTGTACCGGGAAGCAGCCCGAAGGTCAGATTCATCAGCCCAAACGGGACACGATGGCGTCTCCCACCTGCGCCGTGGTTGCGGCTCCGCCCATATCAGGGGTGAGAGCCTTCCCTTCCGTCAGAACGTCCTCTACCACGTCTAAAAGCCGCTTGCCCCAGGCCTCGTGGTGAAAGAAATCCAGCATCTGGCTGGCGGCCCAAACGGTAGCGAGCGGATTTGCGATCTGGCGGCCGGCAATGTCGGGCGCCGAACCATGAATTGGCTCAAACATGGAAGGGTATTTGCGTTCGGGGTTGATATTTGCGCCTGCCGCAAGGCCCATACCACCGGCAATCGCGGCGCCAAGGTCGGTGAGAATATCGCCGAACAGGTTTGAAGTGACCACTACCTCGAACGCTTCAGGACGCTTGACCATCATCATACTGGCCGCATCCACCAGATAGGAGGCTGTTTTTACATCTGGGTACTCCCGGCTTACCTCGGCAAAAATCTGGTCCCAAAACACCATGGAATAGTTCAGCGCATTCCCCTTGCTCACACTGGTCAGCGTTTTTTGTTCCCGGCGCGCCAGCTCAAACGCGTAGCGCATGATCCGCTCGCAGCCGTGCCGGGAGAATACGCCATTCTGGAGTACTACCTCATGGGGGGTATCACGATAAAGCCAGCTTCCGCTCCCTGCGTATTCTCCCTCGCTGTTCTCACGCACGAAAACCATGTCGACATCTTCCCGCTTCACATCTTTCAGTGGGCAGGGCGCGCCGCGCAGCAGCTTGACCGGGCGAAGATTGACGTACTGATCGAAGCTTTTGCGGATTGTAAGGAGCAACCCCCAGAGAGAAATATGATCCGGAACCCCGGGAAAACCGACGGCACCGAGAAAAATAGCATCAAAGCCGCTGAGCTGTTCGATCCCGTCCTCTGCCATCATCCTTCCGTTCTTCAGGTAATACTCACATCCCCACGGGAAGGTGGTGAACTCAAACCGAAATCCGCCGTCCAGCCGGGCCACATGCTCCAGCACCTTACAGCCTTCTGAAATCACCTCGGGGCCAATCCCGTCGCCGGGAATGACCGCAATTTTATGAACCTGCAAATCAAACGCCCCCTGAAATATTCTTTGAGGTTGCCCCTGAGAATCACACAGAGCAGCCATTCCTGTTCAGCGCTGAAAACTAATTGTTATTGTAAAGGTTGACTACATCGAGAATCAAGCTGATGCTACCGTCGCCCAGTACAGCCCCGCCGGAAATCCCGCTTTCTTTAATGTTAAATTGATTGAGGTATGCGGGCAGACCCTTTACCACAACCTGCTGTTCTCCGAGAAGGTCATCCGCGAGGATACAGTACACCTTTTCGTGATTTTCTACCTGCACAACGATAGAATCCTCCAGCGTTTTCACCTTGGGCTCAAGCCCGAACACAGAGTGCAGACGAATGAGCGGATAATACTGGTTGCGCATAGTGATGATTTCATTGCCGCTGGTATCGTACAGCACCTGATCAGACGTGACCTTGACCAACTGCTTAATATTGTTGGTAGGGATGATAAACATGGTGTCGCCCACAGAAACCTTCATGCCGTTGACAATTGCCAAAGTGAGCGGAATCTTGAACAGCACCTTCGTTCCCTTGCCGTACTCGCTTGAGATCGTCACGTCGCCGCCGACCTTCTCCACGTTCTTCTTCACAACGTCCATTCCGACGCCGCGGCCCGAATATTCGGTAACCACCTCGTTGGTGGAAAACCCGGGCATCAGGAGAAAATTGTAAACCTCGCGGTTCGAATATTCCTTTTCGCTCTTTTTGAGCATGCCCTGGCGCTTGGCCTTGGCCAATACCGCGTCGCGGTCGATTCCCTGACCATCGTCCTCAATGGAAATCAGGATTTCACCGCCGGTATTTTGCGCTGTGAGGGTAATGGTTCCCTTGGCCGGCTTTCCGCTCGCGGCACGGGCCTGTTTATCCTCCAGCCCATGATCCATCGCGTTGCGCACCACGTGCATGATCGGATCGTTGATGCTGTCAACAATGGACTTATCAACCTCAGTATCCTCGCCGACCAGCACAAGCTCCGCGTCCTTCTCCAGATTTTTGCTCATATCTCGCACGATACGGCGCATTTTCTGGAATACACCCGAAATCGGGACCATCCGGATGGACATGACGATCTCCTGTAGTTCATCCGTGAGCTTGCGCAGCTGGCGCGAAGCCTTGGTGTAGCTGTTATCTACTCCGCTTTCGCTGGACTGCACGGAATGTGAGGCCGTCACCATCGATTCTGTGATAACAATTTCGCCGACAAGATCCATCAAATTGTCGAGCTTCGACAGGTTGACGTTGATCAGATTCTGCTTCACGGCCGGATGATTCCCGTTGCCATTATTTGCGGCAGGCTCTGTGCTTGCAGCCGTCTTTTCCTCTTTTGCGTTTTTAACCTGCTCTTTCTGTTGCGTCAGCGGTGAAAGAACAGTATAATTTTTAGTATATACAAAATTTTCAATGATCTTGAGCGAGGACTCCATTTCTTCTTTGGTGCGGAACATCAGCAGAAGCCCGTCTTTTCCAATTTCATCTGCGGCGGCGGGATTGGAATCCAGTTTCTCCGGTACGCTGCGCACCGGTGTGCCGGTTTCAACGATCGCATGCACCAGAAGCATGGCTCGCAGGTGAACCATCTCTGTTTCTTCTTCAAAGAACACGCGCACCGGGAAAGGATATTCCTCCCCGCTGTCGGAGGCAGGCTGCTGAACCTGTACTGGAGCGATCTGGGCCGGAGCGCGAACAGACTCTGCGGCTGTCGGCTCCGCCGGGGCGCTCGGCTGCACAGCCGCAACGGGCTCTTCCGGCGCTTCTCCGGAAATCTTTTTGAGGAAAGAATTAATTTCTTCCTCTAAACTGCCGATATTTGTAATAAGCGGTTCATTGTTTTCGATTTTCTCGACTTCTGTTTTCAAAAAATCACTGGATTTGAACATCAAGTCTGTAAGCGGCTCGTTGTACTCCGAAGAAATGCCGTGTTCTCTTACAAAATAGAACAGGTCCTCCATCTTATGAGTTACCGTCGCTATGCTGTCAAACTGCATCATCGCAGAAGACCCTTTGATTGTGTGCATGATGCGGAAGATCTCGTCGATACTTTCCGAATCAAAATCACCCGCCTGCTCGCAGCGAAGAAGAATTTCATCCAGATGTGTCAGCAAGCCGTTGGTTTCGAACAAATAAACTTCCAGCAAAGATTCCATATTGTTATCCATGAATGATAGCCACCGCCTATCTCAAAATTCCCAAAAGGAACAAACTAGAAAAATCCAGAAAAATCTGTCTTTCTCATAATAATATATCGGATTAAGTCGCAAATAATTAACTTTTTCGCTTCTATTTCTATAAATTTTAATTTTAGAGGTACCCATTTATGGCAGATAACCTAAGAATTACTACACCAATCCCAGGCGGAGAAAATGTAAATCGGCTGAATCCCGCAAAGCCAGCCGACCGCGCTGTGGTTAATCCGGCGCTGGTACCGCCCGCCAATGCCGACCGGCAGTCCGGCCAGCAAAACAACGCGGAGTTTTCGTTTCTTCTGAACCGAAATTCTGTATTCAGCCGCTTTATTCAGCAGCTTGGCAACACACCGGATCTTTCGCAGAGCCTTGGCAAGTTGGTGTTTGAGGTGATGGGCCGGGCCGGAGCGGAACAGGGAGCCAGTATTTCAGAGTCGTTGCGTCAGCTGACACAGGTTATCAATATGGGGCGGGAAGGTATTGTGCAGAACCTGCTGTTCCAGGAAAACAACCGAACGCAGTTTTCGGGTACCCTGTTCCAAATGATGCGCCAGATACTGGAGCAAAACCCAAGCAAGATGCTGGAACAGAAAACAGCGCAGTTTTTGAAAGCCTTTAACGCCTACTCCGGCGCCGGGGAAACCACCCGCGCGGTGATTCACCGACTGATACAGATCAGCGAGCAGATTCCGCAGCCGTACAGCGGTCAGCTGCAGCAGATGACGCAGGAGCTGACCGACGAGCTGCCGATCGAGAATCTGAATCAGAACCTCACTGCACTCAAAGAGAAGATCATCCCGTTTTTACGGCGGTATATCTCCGCCACCAACGATTTTGGCCGTGTTCGCGACAACATTACTCTGCTCGTTCATGATCTGTCCCGCCTGAACATCAGCTCCCGCGAAGAGCTGGCGGAAAAGTATACCGCTCTGCTCGATTACTGCAAATACGACCTGAATTTTCCGCCCCAGAAACTCAACGAAATGACCTCCGTTTTTCTGGAGCATATGGGGCGCCTGGAAACGCCCAAAGAAAACAGATTGCTGGATTCCGTACTAAGGCTCTTGACGGAAAACGCAAGCGGCCCGTCGCAGCGCGGGCAGGAGCTGTTCCAGAATACGCTCTCTTCCCTTTTGATGGATAACAGTGTATACATGCCGTTTCACCACCTGTTTCTTCCTCTGGCCTTTGAGGGCAAATACCTGTTCGGGGAAATCTGGGTCGAAAAAGAAGAAGATTCCGACGGAAGACAAACGGCAGATGGGCGGGAACGCAGCCGCCAGATTATTCTGACGTTTGACATTAAGTCCAAAGGTTATTTTGAGGCTTTCCTGACGCTAACCGGGAAAAAAATCAGCGCCCGGCTCAACTGCCCAGCGGAATTTGCACCCGATGCCAAAGCGATCAGCACGGCTGTTTCCTCCATTTTTGCCCGAAACGGCTTTGAACCGGAAGCAGTGGAGCTGTCTGCCGGGGCTCCCCCCTCGGCTGCAAAAACCATCCTGAAAAAAATACACGAGGGAAGGCGAATCGTTGATGTCACAGTATAACAACAAGCAGCGCGCAGCTGCCCTGCGCTATTCCGAGGCGGAAAACCATGCTCCGATCGTCGTGGCTGCGGGCGTAGGCTACACTGCGTCCAAAATCATAGAAGTTGCGCAGGAAAGCAATATTCCCGTTTATCAGGACGACGCGCTGGCCTCTCTGCTGTCACAGATGAATATGGGGACTGAAGTTCCGCCGGAGCTGTACCAGGCCGTGGCCGATCTGTACCTGTATTTTCTCAATTATGGTGAGCAGGAGGCAACCCCGGCTGCTGCCAACGCCAAAAAGGTTTCCCCACCACCTGAAATGCCGGACTTCTCGGAAGAATAACGTACCCGGCATCGCTTTTTTCAAGAATACTCTTCATTTTCTTTTTCGTATGACCGATATATAAGTTGAAGTATAGAACGATTTAATATAGTTTTCTTTCAAATAACCGCCGCGGCTGCGGCGGAAGAAGTGGTGAAACGATATGAATAATAATTTAAATCCGGTTCTCTCTCTGACAGAAGAAACCGCAGCAAAACAAAACACGTCTGAAAAATATCTGACCTTTTATATCGACGGCCAGATTTTTGCAATTCCCAGCAGTCAAGTGGTTGAAATCGTACGCATTCAGTCGATTACGCTAATGCCCAAGCTGCCCTCATATGTAAGGGGAGTGATCAATCTGCGCGGCAAGATTGTGCCGCTGATTGATATTCGGCTGAAGCTTTCTAAACCTGAGCTGGAATACAGCGACCAGACAAGCATTGTGGTAACACAGTCGGAGGACGCCACCATTGGCCTGATCGTTGACAGTGTGGATGATGTTACTGACATTTCTACCGCGGACGTAAACGAAACGCCAAGTCTTGGCCGTGAAAAAAGCAATCCCTTTGTCAACGGGATCGTGACTCTTTCTAAAGGGCCAGCCCTACTGCTGAACCTGCGGCGAATCCTGACCGAAAACGAAGAGGAACACGCACATAGTAAAGCGGAGGCTGACGAATCGGAGAGCGAGGGAGCCTGACGGCCTTCTCAGGCTATTATGTGTTCGATCTGTTGTTCTCGGCAATAATGAAATTCATTTCTCATTTTTAATATCACTTTGAAAGGGTGACTTCAATGGAAGATACCATCAATACCATCGATACCATTGACTTTCTGGACACAGCCAATCAGGAGCTTGACGGAAAATATTTGACTTTTTTTCTGGACAACCAACTCTTCGGCGTTCCGATTTCAGATGTGGTTCAAATTATCGGCATGCAGGAGATTACCCCTGTACCGGATTCGCCCGTTTATGCCAAAGGCATCATCAATCTGCGTGGCAGCATCATCCCGCTGATTGATATTCGGCTGCGCTTCGGCAAGCCTGAACTGGAATACAACGACCGCACCTGCATTATTGTGACAAAGCTAGAAGAAACCTATATCGGTTTTCTGGTAGACTCCGTCAATGAGGTTTCGGTCATTGAAGAAGAAAACATCTCGGCTACCCCAACCGTGATTTCCGGCAACAGCACCAACACCTATGTAACCGGAATTGGGCGGCTGCACGGCAAGGTCGTTCTGCTGGTAGACCCGAAAAAAATTCTGAACAACGAGGAAATGAAACAGGTAGAAAAGGTACTGGATCAACTGTAAGATCAACCTTTCGCATTTTCCTGCACAGTGACTGAAACCGGAAAGGATTGTTCAGATGCAAAATAAAAGACGTCATCTTTCTTTAAAAGCGGAACTGCTGATGATTACACTGGCCATTGTTCTGCTCTCGATCGTTTTAGGAGCGATTGCCACTGTTCTTTACACCCGGCAGATGCTGATTCCGGCCATTTTGGTGCTGCTGATTACGATTCTCTTGGCGTCGGTGATTACATGGCGTGTTGCACATATCCTGCAGAGTGCCCTGGACATGATCAAAGACAGCGTCAGGCGTCTGGGCCACGGTGATTTTGACATGGAAATTGAGTTTACTATGCAGGGTGATATTGACGATCTATGCACCGCGGTAAATGATACCGCAGTGCAGCTCAAGAAGAATGTGACCGGAATTGCAACGACACTTGATCTGATTACCGACGGAAAAATTCATATTGTGAACAAACGAAGCTATGCGGGTGATTTTACCCGAATTCAAAACTCGATGCAGCAGCTTTCAGAAATATTGCTGCAAAACGTCTCTTTAATCTCCAGCTCGTCGCAGCAGGTGACCGATGGCTCGGAACAGGTGGCCAGCGCCTCTCAGTCTCTGGCTCAGGGAGCCACCGAGCAGGCTAGCTCGATTCAGGAGCTTTCTGCAACCATTCTCGACGT
Above is a window of Faecalispora anaeroviscerum DNA encoding:
- a CDS encoding chemotaxis protein CheW, coding for MNNNLNPVLSLTEETAAKQNTSEKYLTFYIDGQIFAIPSSQVVEIVRIQSITLMPKLPSYVRGVINLRGKIVPLIDIRLKLSKPELEYSDQTSIVVTQSEDATIGLIVDSVDDVTDISTADVNETPSLGREKSNPFVNGIVTLSKGPALLLNLRRILTENEEEHAHSKAEADESESEGA
- a CDS encoding chemotaxis protein CheA, producing the protein MDNNMESLLEVYLFETNGLLTHLDEILLRCEQAGDFDSESIDEIFRIMHTIKGSSAMMQFDSIATVTHKMEDLFYFVREHGISSEYNEPLTDLMFKSSDFLKTEVEKIENNEPLITNIGSLEEEINSFLKKISGEAPEEPVAAVQPSAPAEPTAAESVRAPAQIAPVQVQQPASDSGEEYPFPVRVFFEEETEMVHLRAMLLVHAIVETGTPVRSVPEKLDSNPAAADEIGKDGLLLMFRTKEEMESSLKIIENFVYTKNYTVLSPLTQQKEQVKNAKEEKTAASTEPAANNGNGNHPAVKQNLINVNLSKLDNLMDLVGEIVITESMVTASHSVQSSESGVDNSYTKASRQLRKLTDELQEIVMSIRMVPISGVFQKMRRIVRDMSKNLEKDAELVLVGEDTEVDKSIVDSINDPIMHVVRNAMDHGLEDKQARAASGKPAKGTITLTAQNTGGEILISIEDDGQGIDRDAVLAKAKRQGMLKKSEKEYSNREVYNFLLMPGFSTNEVVTEYSGRGVGMDVVKKNVEKVGGDVTISSEYGKGTKVLFKIPLTLAIVNGMKVSVGDTMFIIPTNNIKQLVKVTSDQVLYDTSGNEIITMRNQYYPLIRLHSVFGLEPKVKTLEDSIVVQVENHEKVYCILADDLLGEQQVVVKGLPAYLNQFNIKESGISGGAVLGDGSISLILDVVNLYNNN
- a CDS encoding EscU/YscU/HrcU family type III secretion system export apparatus switch protein, giving the protein MSQYNNKQRAAALRYSEAENHAPIVVAAGVGYTASKIIEVAQESNIPVYQDDALASLLSQMNMGTEVPPELYQAVADLYLYFLNYGEQEATPAAANAKKVSPPPEMPDFSEE
- a CDS encoding tartrate dehydrogenase, giving the protein MQVHKIAVIPGDGIGPEVISEGCKVLEHVARLDGGFRFEFTTFPWGCEYYLKNGRMMAEDGIEQLSGFDAIFLGAVGFPGVPDHISLWGLLLTIRKSFDQYVNLRPVKLLRGAPCPLKDVKREDVDMVFVRENSEGEYAGSGSWLYRDTPHEVVLQNGVFSRHGCERIMRYAFELARREQKTLTSVSKGNALNYSMVFWDQIFAEVSREYPDVKTASYLVDAASMMMVKRPEAFEVVVTSNLFGDILTDLGAAIAGGMGLAAGANINPERKYPSMFEPIHGSAPDIAGRQIANPLATVWAASQMLDFFHHEAWGKRLLDVVEDVLTEGKALTPDMGGAATTAQVGDAIVSRLG
- a CDS encoding chemotaxis protein CheW, producing MEDTINTIDTIDFLDTANQELDGKYLTFFLDNQLFGVPISDVVQIIGMQEITPVPDSPVYAKGIINLRGSIIPLIDIRLRFGKPELEYNDRTCIIVTKLEETYIGFLVDSVNEVSVIEEENISATPTVISGNSTNTYVTGIGRLHGKVVLLVDPKKILNNEEMKQVEKVLDQL